A single window of Kitasatospora sp. HUAS MG31 DNA harbors:
- the sodX gene encoding nickel-type superoxide dismutase maturation protease, translated as MRRFLSDGDRVLVRYGAPVRPGAVVVFRHPLQQDLLVVKRAVGRRPGGWWMLSDNPLVRTDSREYGPVPAELVLGRVLLRVHPRPAWLAPPRWVERRLGRWRHAGVRALAERLGVPAEPFGPEPFEL; from the coding sequence ATGCGCAGGTTCCTCTCCGACGGCGACCGGGTGCTGGTCCGGTACGGCGCGCCGGTCCGGCCGGGGGCGGTGGTGGTGTTCCGGCATCCGCTCCAGCAGGACCTGCTGGTGGTCAAGCGGGCGGTCGGCCGGCGCCCCGGCGGTTGGTGGATGCTCTCCGACAACCCGCTGGTCCGCACCGACAGCCGGGAGTACGGCCCGGTGCCTGCCGAGCTGGTGCTCGGCCGGGTGCTGCTGCGGGTGCACCCGCGGCCGGCCTGGCTGGCGCCGCCGCGCTGGGTGGAGCGCCGGCTCGGGCGGTGGCGGCACGCCGGGGTGCGGGCGCTGGCCGAGCGGCTCGGGGTGCCGGCGGAGCCGTTCGGACCGGAGCCGTTCGAGCTCTGA
- a CDS encoding CGNR zinc finger domain-containing protein gives MELASYADFAVRLVNSEEPERGTDSLTSVDAVRELFGSPSRAAELADESDLPRLRSVRTRLRGVFEAAAEGDEVRAVDLLNSLLVQYPVSPMVSGHDYLDEDGRPRWHLHLADNAPTAAANYTAVACMGLAIHLTELGVDRLGLCQAAPCRNAYLDTSTNRSRRYCSDRCATRANVAAYRARKREEAARAALAAQG, from the coding sequence GTGGAGCTCGCCTCGTACGCCGACTTCGCCGTCCGGCTGGTCAACAGCGAGGAACCGGAGCGCGGCACCGACAGCCTGACCTCGGTGGACGCCGTCCGGGAGCTGTTCGGCTCGCCCTCCCGCGCCGCCGAGCTCGCCGACGAGTCCGACCTGCCCCGGCTGCGGTCGGTGCGCACCCGGCTGCGCGGGGTCTTCGAGGCCGCCGCCGAGGGCGACGAGGTGCGCGCGGTCGACCTGCTGAACAGCCTGCTGGTCCAGTACCCGGTCAGCCCGATGGTGTCCGGCCACGACTACCTGGACGAGGACGGCCGGCCGCGCTGGCACCTGCACCTGGCCGACAACGCGCCCACCGCCGCCGCCAACTACACCGCGGTGGCCTGCATGGGCCTGGCCATCCACCTGACCGAGCTGGGCGTGGACCGGCTCGGGCTCTGCCAGGCCGCGCCCTGCCGCAACGCCTACCTGGACACCTCGACCAACCGCTCCCGCCGGTACTGCTCCGACCGCTGCGCCACCCGCGCCAACGTCGCCGCCTACCGGGCCCGCAAGCGCGAGGAGGCGGCCCGGGCCGCCCTCGCCGCCCAGGGCTGA
- a CDS encoding amino acid ABC transporter ATP-binding protein, protein MTEFEKSTTGEVLVRAEGVRKSYGLVEVLKGIDLEVRKGEVFCLVGPSGSGKSTFLRCINHLERINAGRLWVDGDLVGYRQKGDKLYELKDKEVALQRRDIGMVFQRFNLFPHMTALGNVIEAPVQVKGRGRTDARARGMELLERVGLADKAGNYPSQLSGGQQQRVAIARALAMEPKLMLFDEPTSALDPELVGDVLDVMRQLAQDGMTMIVVTHEMGFAREVGDALVFMDGGVVVEAGHPREVLTNPQHERTRAFLSRVL, encoded by the coding sequence ATGACCGAGTTCGAGAAGTCCACGACCGGCGAGGTGCTCGTCCGGGCCGAGGGTGTGCGCAAGTCCTACGGCCTGGTCGAGGTGCTCAAGGGCATCGACCTGGAGGTCCGCAAGGGTGAGGTGTTCTGCCTGGTCGGCCCGTCCGGCTCCGGCAAGTCCACCTTCCTGCGCTGCATCAACCACCTGGAGAGGATCAACGCCGGCCGGCTCTGGGTCGACGGCGACCTGGTCGGCTACCGGCAGAAGGGCGACAAGCTCTACGAGCTGAAGGACAAGGAGGTCGCCCTCCAGCGCCGCGACATCGGCATGGTCTTCCAGCGCTTCAACCTCTTCCCGCACATGACCGCGCTGGGGAACGTCATCGAGGCGCCGGTCCAGGTGAAGGGCCGGGGCAGGACCGACGCCCGGGCCCGCGGGATGGAACTGCTGGAGCGGGTCGGCCTGGCCGACAAGGCCGGCAACTACCCCTCGCAGCTCTCCGGCGGCCAGCAGCAGCGGGTGGCCATCGCCCGGGCGCTGGCCATGGAGCCCAAGCTGATGCTGTTCGACGAGCCCACCTCGGCGCTCGACCCCGAGCTGGTCGGCGACGTGCTGGACGTCATGCGCCAGCTGGCCCAGGACGGCATGACGATGATCGTGGTCACCCACGAGATGGGCTTCGCCCGCGAGGTCGGCGACGCACTCGTCTTCATGGACGGCGGCGTGGTGGTCGAGGCCGGCCACCCGCGCGAGGTGCTCACCAACCCGCAGCACGAGCGGACCAGGGCGTTCCTGTCCCGCGTGCTCTGA
- a CDS encoding amino acid ABC transporter permease — MSTSPTGPSGVDKVPDHHVIKAIPVRHYGRWVSAVVVVLLLGALISAFAGAKIDWSITGDYLFKSSMIEGAGNTLLISIASMALGLILGVVAAVMRLSHNPVTSTVSWFYIWLFRGTPVLVQLLIWWNLALIFPTMFGTSTNDIITPFMAALLGLGINEGAYMAEIVRAGIQSVDEGQTEAAHALGISRAKTMWRIVLPQAMRVIVPPSGNEFINMLKTSSLAYVVTYPELLTKAKDVYTSNLAVMELLFVACFWYLVLTTVFSIGQYYLERYYAKGASRNLPPTPLQKIKANLFSIGRAR, encoded by the coding sequence ATGAGTACTTCCCCGACCGGCCCGTCCGGCGTGGACAAGGTGCCCGACCACCACGTCATCAAGGCCATCCCGGTCCGTCACTACGGCCGCTGGGTCTCCGCGGTCGTCGTGGTCCTCCTGCTCGGAGCACTGATCTCCGCGTTCGCCGGCGCGAAGATCGACTGGTCGATCACCGGCGACTACCTCTTCAAGTCCTCGATGATCGAGGGCGCCGGGAACACCCTGCTGATCAGCATCGCCTCGATGGCGCTCGGCCTGATCCTCGGTGTGGTCGCCGCGGTCATGCGGCTCTCCCACAACCCGGTCACCTCGACCGTCTCCTGGTTCTACATCTGGCTGTTCCGCGGCACCCCGGTGCTGGTCCAGCTGCTGATCTGGTGGAACCTGGCGCTGATCTTCCCGACCATGTTCGGGACCTCCACCAACGACATCATCACCCCCTTCATGGCGGCGCTGCTCGGCCTCGGCATCAACGAGGGCGCCTACATGGCGGAGATCGTCCGGGCCGGTATCCAGTCCGTGGACGAGGGCCAGACCGAGGCCGCCCACGCGCTGGGCATCTCCCGGGCCAAGACGATGTGGCGGATCGTGCTCCCGCAGGCGATGCGGGTCATCGTCCCGCCGAGCGGCAACGAGTTCATCAACATGCTGAAGACCTCGTCGCTGGCGTACGTGGTGACCTACCCCGAGCTGCTCACCAAGGCCAAGGACGTCTACACCAGCAACCTCGCGGTGATGGAGCTGCTCTTCGTCGCCTGCTTCTGGTACCTGGTGCTGACCACCGTCTTCAGCATCGGCCAGTACTACCTGGAGCGGTACTACGCGAAGGGCGCCAGCCGTAACCTGCCGCCGACCCCGCTGCAGAAGATCAAGGCCAACCTCTTCTCCATTGGGCGTGCGCGATGA
- a CDS encoding ABC transporter substrate-binding protein translates to MTARTLRSRTVAACAVLAASSLLLTACGSDGGSNTSAASGSSAPLFSKLPEDVQKAGVIKVGSEVAYAPVEFKQGDKITGIDPDLADALSKQLGVKFQIQDAGFDTLITSLSTNRIDLIMSAMTDNKERQGKGVDFVDYFRAGTSILVQKGNPKGIKTLDDLCGQTVALQKATVNEDTAKAQSEKCKAAGKGEITIQGYEHDGEALLKVKSGAAVADLNDYPVAAYNAQTSGGGKDFEVVGEQIDPGLYGIGVSKEKAQLRDAVKAGVDALIANGEYKKILDKWNVQLGAVSEATVNGGS, encoded by the coding sequence ATGACCGCTCGTACTCTGCGCTCCCGCACGGTTGCGGCGTGCGCCGTTCTCGCGGCCTCGTCCCTGCTGCTGACCGCCTGCGGCTCCGACGGCGGCAGCAACACCTCCGCGGCTTCCGGCTCCTCCGCCCCGCTGTTCAGCAAGCTGCCCGAGGACGTCCAGAAGGCCGGCGTGATCAAGGTCGGCTCCGAGGTCGCGTACGCGCCGGTTGAGTTCAAGCAGGGCGACAAGATCACCGGCATCGACCCGGACCTGGCGGACGCCCTGAGCAAGCAGCTCGGTGTGAAGTTCCAGATCCAGGACGCCGGCTTCGACACCCTGATCACCTCGCTGAGCACCAACCGCATCGACCTGATCATGTCGGCGATGACCGACAACAAGGAGCGCCAGGGCAAGGGTGTCGACTTCGTCGACTACTTCAGGGCCGGCACCTCCATCCTGGTTCAGAAGGGCAACCCCAAGGGCATCAAGACCCTGGACGACCTGTGCGGCCAGACCGTCGCCCTGCAGAAGGCCACGGTCAACGAGGACACCGCCAAGGCGCAGTCCGAGAAGTGCAAGGCCGCCGGCAAGGGCGAGATCACCATCCAGGGCTACGAGCACGACGGCGAGGCCCTGCTGAAGGTCAAGTCCGGCGCCGCCGTCGCCGACCTGAACGACTACCCGGTCGCCGCGTACAACGCGCAGACCTCCGGTGGCGGCAAGGACTTCGAGGTCGTCGGTGAGCAGATCGACCCGGGTCTGTACGGCATCGGCGTCTCGAAGGAGAAGGCCCAGCTGCGTGACGCGGTCAAGGCCGGCGTGGACGCCCTGATCGCCAACGGCGAGTACAAGAAGATCCTCGACAAGTGGAACGTCCAGCTCGGTGCGGTCTCGGAGGCCACGGTCAACGGCGGTTCCTGA
- a CDS encoding ABC transporter substrate-binding protein: MRVRPTVRTGLAGTAAAVAGSLLLAGCGSDAPAAEQKLHDRLPASVKSSGVLRIGAELNYPPVDFKDDSGKPAGLDPDLAEAIGKELGVKVQFVDTAFDKLLPGLSTNEFDLVMSGMSDNRQRREGTDEAGKQIHPGVDFVDYFIAGTSIVVPKGNPKGVNSLDDLCGQTVALQRGTTQATVIQRQTAACEKVKKPLGIKLTDSDADALTLVAGGKAAADLSDFPVAAGVAQKGFGGAQFQLAGQPLQSGPFGMAVAKSNEQLRDTLAKALDQVIRSGEYEKILTKWGVTAGAAQNAVVNGGF; the protein is encoded by the coding sequence ATGCGCGTTCGTCCCACCGTCCGGACGGGCCTCGCCGGCACCGCTGCCGCCGTCGCCGGATCCCTTCTGCTGGCGGGGTGCGGCTCCGACGCCCCGGCCGCCGAGCAGAAGCTCCACGACCGGCTGCCCGCCTCGGTGAAGTCCTCCGGCGTCCTGCGGATAGGCGCGGAGCTGAACTACCCGCCGGTCGACTTCAAGGACGACAGCGGTAAGCCGGCCGGGCTGGACCCGGACCTGGCCGAGGCGATCGGCAAGGAGCTCGGGGTCAAGGTCCAGTTCGTGGACACGGCCTTCGACAAGCTGCTGCCCGGTCTGAGCACCAACGAGTTCGACCTGGTGATGTCCGGGATGAGCGACAACCGCCAGCGCCGCGAGGGCACCGACGAGGCGGGGAAGCAGATCCACCCGGGTGTGGACTTCGTGGACTACTTCATCGCCGGCACCTCGATCGTGGTGCCCAAGGGCAACCCGAAGGGCGTCAACAGCCTGGACGACCTGTGCGGCCAGACCGTCGCCCTGCAGCGCGGCACCACCCAGGCCACCGTCATCCAGCGGCAGACGGCCGCCTGCGAGAAGGTCAAGAAGCCGCTGGGCATCAAGCTCACGGACAGTGACGCCGACGCGCTCACCCTGGTCGCGGGCGGCAAGGCCGCCGCCGACCTGAGCGACTTCCCGGTGGCCGCCGGTGTCGCGCAGAAGGGCTTCGGCGGTGCGCAGTTCCAGCTGGCCGGCCAGCCGCTGCAGTCCGGCCCGTTCGGCATGGCGGTCGCCAAGAGCAACGAGCAGCTGCGGGACACCCTGGCCAAGGCGCTGGACCAGGTCATCCGCAGCGGCGAGTACGAGAAGATCCTGACCAAGTGGGGCGTGACCGCGGGTGCGGCCCAGAACGCGGTGGTCAACGGCGGCTTCTGA
- a CDS encoding NAD(P)-dependent malic enzyme, translated as MAAEIIHPNTQDTDDPVDAVFALHRGGKMEVRATVPVRDADDLALAYTPGVARVCTAIAEQPELVNDYTWKSNTVAVVTDGTAVLGLGDIGPEASLPVMEGKAILFKQFGGVDAVPIALACTDVDEIVETVVRLAPSFGGVNLEDISAPRCFEIERRLQEALDIPIFHDDQHGTAIVTTAALWNAAKVTNRDLGSLRAVISGAGAAGIAIAKMLVAAGVGDVSLCDRKGVVHQGREDLTDVKAEIAALTNRSGLKGSLADALAGADVFIGVSGGTVPEEVVATMAEGAFVFAMANPNPEIHPEVAHKYAAVVATGRSDFPNQINNVLAFPGIFAGALSVRATRITEGMKLAAAKALAGVVADELTPQKVIPSPFDERVAPAVTRAVAEAARAEGVARR; from the coding sequence GTGGCAGCGGAGATCATCCACCCCAACACCCAGGACACCGACGATCCGGTCGACGCGGTCTTCGCGCTGCACCGCGGCGGCAAGATGGAGGTCCGGGCCACCGTTCCGGTGCGCGACGCGGACGACCTGGCGCTCGCCTACACCCCCGGCGTGGCCCGGGTCTGCACGGCCATCGCGGAGCAGCCGGAGCTGGTCAACGACTACACCTGGAAGTCCAACACGGTCGCCGTCGTCACCGACGGCACCGCGGTGCTCGGACTCGGTGACATCGGCCCGGAGGCCTCGCTGCCCGTGATGGAGGGCAAGGCGATCCTCTTCAAGCAGTTCGGCGGCGTGGACGCGGTGCCGATCGCGCTGGCCTGCACCGACGTGGACGAGATCGTCGAGACCGTGGTCCGGCTGGCCCCGTCCTTCGGCGGCGTCAACCTGGAGGACATCTCCGCCCCGCGCTGCTTCGAGATCGAGCGCCGGCTCCAGGAGGCCCTGGACATCCCGATCTTCCACGACGACCAGCACGGCACCGCGATCGTCACCACCGCCGCCCTGTGGAACGCCGCCAAGGTGACCAACCGGGACCTCGGCAGCCTGCGCGCCGTCATCTCCGGCGCCGGCGCGGCCGGCATCGCGATCGCCAAGATGCTGGTCGCGGCCGGCGTGGGCGACGTCTCGCTGTGCGACCGCAAGGGCGTGGTGCACCAGGGCCGCGAGGACCTCACCGACGTCAAGGCCGAGATCGCCGCGCTGACCAACCGGTCCGGCCTCAAGGGTTCGCTGGCCGACGCGCTGGCCGGCGCCGACGTGTTCATCGGCGTCTCCGGCGGCACCGTCCCGGAGGAGGTCGTGGCCACCATGGCCGAGGGCGCCTTCGTCTTCGCCATGGCCAACCCGAACCCGGAGATCCACCCCGAGGTGGCGCACAAGTACGCCGCCGTCGTCGCCACCGGGCGGTCCGACTTCCCGAACCAGATCAACAACGTGCTGGCCTTCCCCGGCATCTTCGCCGGCGCCCTGTCGGTCCGGGCCACCCGGATCACCGAGGGCATGAAGCTGGCCGCCGCCAAGGCGCTGGCCGGCGTGGTCGCCGACGAGCTGACCCCGCAGAAGGTCATCCCGTCGCCGTTCGACGAGCGGGTCGCCCCGGCGGTCACCAGGGCCGTGGCCGAGGCCGCCCGCGCCGAGGGCGTCGCCCGGCGGTAG
- a CDS encoding zinc-binding dehydrogenase encodes MFAAYAARIDADDPLSALELGELPEPEARPGWSVVTVKAATLNHHDLWSLRGVGLPAERLPMILGCDAAGVDEHGNEVVIHSVIGQSGHGVGPGEPRSILTERYQGTFAQKVAVPTWNLLPKPAGLSFEQAACLPTAWLTAYRMLFTNAGVKPGDTVLVQGAGGGVSTALVVLAKAAGLRVWVTGRDEAKRARAVELGADAAFESGARLPERVDAVMETVGAATWSHSVKSLRPGGTIVISGATSGPSPKAAELNRIFFLELKVVGSTMGTKEELAGLLALCGNSGVRPVIDSVQPLTEARDAFARLAKGDVFGKIVLTP; translated from the coding sequence ATGTTCGCTGCCTACGCCGCACGTATCGACGCCGACGACCCGCTGAGCGCACTGGAACTGGGCGAGCTCCCCGAGCCGGAGGCCCGCCCGGGCTGGAGCGTGGTCACCGTCAAGGCCGCCACCCTCAACCACCACGACCTGTGGTCCCTGCGCGGGGTCGGCCTGCCGGCCGAGCGGCTGCCGATGATCCTCGGCTGCGACGCCGCCGGCGTGGACGAGCACGGCAACGAGGTGGTCATCCACTCCGTCATCGGCCAGAGCGGGCACGGGGTCGGCCCCGGCGAGCCGCGGTCCATCCTCACCGAGCGCTACCAGGGCACCTTCGCCCAGAAGGTGGCCGTCCCGACCTGGAACCTGCTGCCCAAGCCGGCCGGACTCAGCTTCGAGCAGGCCGCCTGCCTGCCCACCGCCTGGCTGACCGCGTACCGGATGCTCTTCACCAACGCCGGCGTCAAGCCCGGCGACACCGTCCTGGTGCAGGGCGCCGGCGGCGGGGTGTCCACCGCGCTCGTGGTGCTGGCCAAGGCGGCCGGCCTGCGGGTCTGGGTCACCGGCCGGGACGAGGCCAAGCGGGCCCGGGCCGTGGAGCTCGGGGCGGACGCCGCGTTCGAGAGCGGGGCGCGGCTGCCCGAGCGGGTGGACGCGGTGATGGAGACCGTCGGCGCGGCCACCTGGTCGCACTCGGTCAAGTCGCTGCGGCCGGGCGGGACGATCGTCATCTCCGGCGCGACGTCCGGGCCGAGCCCGAAGGCGGCCGAGCTGAACCGGATCTTCTTCCTGGAGCTCAAGGTGGTCGGCTCGACCATGGGGACCAAGGAGGAGCTGGCGGGGCTGCTCGCGCTGTGCGGCAACAGCGGGGTGCGGCCGGTGATCGACTCCGTGCAGCCGCTCACCGAGGCGCGGGACGCGTTCGCGCGGCTCGCGAAGGGCGACGTGTTCGGGAAGATCGTGCTGACGCCCTGA
- a CDS encoding PadR family transcriptional regulator yields the protein MTPVFGHGRLRLYLLKLLDESPRHGYEVIRLLEERFQGLYAPSAGTVYPRLAKLEKEGLVTHSTEGGRKVYRLTDAGRAELADRQGELAELEVEIRESVAQLAGAIREDVRDSAKDLREELWGTAEQASGRPAERGGKTGDPWAGPWGDKESWQRAKEEFTQFKTQAKEQAKRAREQEKAAKEKARAAEAEARRLREQSKAARSAAQQEALRLKKRVEEQVREHSARGDWSTGLAEGLAELTRGLGSLADAAKWGHPHHGEDVKDAKVTRIDLDEEEPATADLPDWARTDPAGDPARELERLLDRFRDQVRDAARDTGVTPAHLTRAQAVLAAALDRLH from the coding sequence CTGCTGGAGGAACGCTTCCAGGGCCTGTACGCCCCCTCCGCCGGGACCGTCTACCCGCGGCTCGCCAAGCTGGAGAAGGAGGGCCTGGTCACCCACAGCACCGAGGGCGGCCGCAAGGTCTACCGGCTCACCGACGCCGGGCGGGCCGAACTGGCGGACCGCCAGGGCGAGCTCGCCGAGCTGGAGGTGGAGATCCGCGAGTCCGTCGCCCAGCTGGCCGGCGCGATCCGCGAGGACGTCCGGGACAGCGCCAAGGACCTCCGCGAGGAGCTCTGGGGCACCGCCGAGCAGGCCTCCGGGCGTCCCGCCGAACGCGGCGGGAAGACGGGCGACCCGTGGGCGGGACCGTGGGGCGACAAGGAGTCCTGGCAGCGCGCCAAGGAGGAGTTCACCCAGTTCAAGACCCAGGCCAAGGAGCAGGCCAAGCGGGCCCGGGAGCAGGAGAAGGCCGCCAAGGAGAAGGCCCGCGCCGCCGAGGCGGAGGCCCGCCGGCTGCGCGAGCAGTCCAAGGCCGCACGGAGTGCCGCGCAGCAGGAGGCGCTCCGCCTGAAGAAGCGGGTCGAGGAGCAGGTCAGGGAGCACAGCGCCCGCGGCGACTGGTCCACCGGCCTGGCCGAGGGCCTGGCCGAACTCACCCGGGGCCTCGGCTCGCTGGCGGACGCCGCCAAGTGGGGCCACCCGCACCACGGCGAGGACGTCAAGGACGCCAAGGTCACCCGGATCGACCTGGACGAGGAGGAGCCCGCCACCGCGGACCTCCCCGACTGGGCCCGGACCGACCCCGCCGGCGACCCGGCCCGCGAGCTGGAGCGCCTGCTGGACCGCTTCCGCGACCAGGTCCGCGACGCCGCCCGCGACACCGGCGTCACCCCGGCCCACCTCACCCGCGCCCAGGCGGTCCTGGCCGCGGCCCTCGACCGCCTCCACTGA